One genomic segment of Brassica napus cultivar Da-Ae chromosome A3, Da-Ae, whole genome shotgun sequence includes these proteins:
- the LOC106439200 gene encoding transcription factor IIIB 60 kDa subunit-like — MVWCNHCAKNVPGVRPYDGALACDLCGRILENFNFSTEVTFVKNAAGQSQASGNVVRSVQSGVSSSRERRIRLARDEFMNLRDGLGLGDERDDLIDMATRFFTMAVEQNFTKGRRTELVQCSCLYLTCREKNIPFLLIDFSSYLRVSVYELGAVYLQLCEMLYLTENKNYEKLVDPSIYIPRFANVLLKGTYNKKVLKTARNIIASMKRDWIQTGRKPSGICGAALYTAALANGIKCSKTDIVGIVHICEATLTKRLNEFVDTEAGSLNVKELKKREQEMQKRPFATNQTSNKETVHCKHQDRKPVNYGLCEECYSDFISVSGGLVGGSDPPAFQRAEKDRMEKEKTAREENEGGISSLNHDEQQNSKREPVYSSVSKSAKPCSEKGEGEKEEDDGEVSDESGNFSDVSDTEVDCYINNEEERRYKKVVWEEMNKEYIQEQADKQAALKAANDALNASSSNLPEHARKLVEASKAAVAKSRKEKQQKRAEEEKNAPPPATTTESVRRMLDRKRLRGLIPDDVLDDLFDPSPTEKPAKISRTETVIEKTKEVKSNKQEDGEDEAEEDEEGYVESYDINTDFPDGEKLYEEEDEEEEEDGYDFGLY; from the exons ATGGTGTGGTGTAACCATTGTGCGAAGAACGTTCCGGGTGTACGTCCCTACGATGGTGCACT GGCATGTGATTTATGTGGGAggattttggaaaattttaacttttcaaCTGAAGTTACTTTCGTTAAGAATGCTGCTGGGCAG AGTCAAGCGTCAGGTAACGTAGTGAGAAGTGTTCAGAGTGGGGTTTCAAGCTCACGTGAAAGGAGAATTAGACTAG CTAGAGATGAGTTTATGAATTTGAGAGATGGTTTGGGACTTGGTGATGAGAGAGATGATCTGATTGACATGGCTACTCGATTCTTTACA ATGGCAGTTGAGCAAAATTTCACTAAGGGCCGGAGAACTGAACTAGTACAGTGTTCCTGTCTCTACTTGACTTGCAG GGAAAAGAACATCCCGTTTCTTCTTATTGATTTCTCAAGCTACCTTCGTGTTAGCGT TTATGAGTTAGGTGCTGTGTACTTGCAACTCTGTGAAATGCTGTACCTTACTGAAAACAAGAACTACGAAAAGCTTGTTGATCCTTCAATCTATATTCCTCGGTTCGCAAACG TCTTATTGAAAGgcacatataataaaaaggtCCTGAAAACAGCTAGAAACATTATAGCTAGTATGAAGAGAGATTGGATACAG ACCGGCAGAAAACCTAGTGGAATATGCGGAGCAGCACTTTACACAGCTGCGCTTGCCAATGGTATCAAGTGCTCTAAGACGGATATT GTAGGAATTGTGCATATATGTGAAGCAACTCTAACCAAAAGGTTGAATGAGTTTGTGGATACTGAGGCTGGAAGTTTAAAT GTTAAGGAGCTCAAAAAGAGAGAACAGGAAATGCAGAAAAGACCTTTTGCAACGAACCAGACGTCTAACAAAGAGACGGTGCACTGTAAACATCAGGATCGTAAGCCTGTTAACTATGGACTATGTGAGGAATGTTACAGCGAT TTCATAAGTGTTTCAGGAGGACTTGTTGGTGGGTCGGATCCTCCTGCTTTCCAGCGAGCAGAGAAAGatagaatggaaaaagaaaaaacagctAGAGAAGAAAACGAAGGAGGGATTAGTAGCCTAAACCATGATGAACAACAAAAT TCCAAGAGAGAACCAGTCTACTCCAGTGTGAGCAAAAGTGCAAAACCATGTTCAG AGAAAGGTGAaggagagaaagaagaggaTGATGGTGAAGTTTCAGATGAATCAGGAAACTTTTCTGACGTCAGTGATACAGAG GTGGATTGCTACATTAACAACGAGGAGGAAAGGCGCTATAAGAAGGTGGTATGGGAAGAAATGAACAAAGAATATATTCAG GAGCAAGCAGATAAGCAAGCTGCTCTCAAGGCGGCTAATGACGCTTTAAACGCAAGCAGCTCTAATTTGCCAGAACATGCAAGAAAGCTTGTTGAGGCTTCTAAAGCTGCTGTAGCAAAATCTAGAAAG GAAAAGCAACAAAAACGAGCTGAGGAAGAAAAGAACGCACCTCCCCCAGCTACAACCACGGAATCTGTTCGCAGAATGCTTGATAGAAAG AGGCTTAGAGGGTTAATCCCCGACGATGTTTTGGACGACCTCTTTGATCCATCT CCAACTGAGAAACCAGCCAAGATTTCAAGAACCGAGACAGTCATCGAAAAGACGAAGGAAGTGAAGAGCAATAAACAAGAGGATGGTGAAGATGAAGCtgaagaggatgaagaaggcTATGTAGAATCATATGACATTAACACAGATTTTCCAGACGGTGAAAAACTCtatgaagaggaagatgaagaagaagaggaggatggTTATGATTTTGGACTATATTGA